A stretch of DNA from Spirochaeta isovalerica:
TCCGCCTTTGAAGATGTTCATCGTTTTTTCGCAGAAATCGAATCTTCAATGGAGCACTCGATTTACTACCTCCCCTGGAAAAATTACCAGGAAGAGATACACAAAATGCCTGCCGATACGCTCTTCTACATAGATATCAGGAATTTCCGGCAGGATAAAATCTCTGAAATGATTGATTGCTTTTCTCTGTTGGAAGAGAAAAATTTCGGAGTGATTGACCCCGATGGGCTTATAAACGATGTGGGGCGTCTTTTTCACAATGGTGCATCGGACTATGTGGGGGGTAAAGTCTTCTCCGGCACATTTTCTCCGATCAGACTGAAAATCGTATCCCGCTTTATTCTGGCCAGGGAATTCGAACCTGAACCGGTTATGGAGATCTTCGATGAAAAAGCGGAGCTCAGCGGTGACAACTGGACATCGATTGTTACGGGCCGGAATTACACATTCGGTATGCTGTTCGCTGAAGTCGATGATTACAGCGAATGGAAGGTGAAACTGGGAAGCGATAAATACGAGCATTTTATGAGGAGTTTTTACAACATACTCAATAATGTTGTCGAGCCGCTGATGGGCCGGTTCTGGATGTGGTCCGATACGGGGGGAATCGTTTTATTTCCCTTTGACGGGAAGAAACTGGATGTAATCAGAGAAGCTTTCCGGCTTTTTATGAACCGGCAGATCATTTCAACGGAAAATCCCGATTTCGACATCGGCATGACATATCATCTGGTAATCCATATCGGGGAAACCATATATGAGGACCGGGGCTTTACGAGTGAGCTCATCTCCGACTCGGTAAATTCCATATTTCACATCGGAAACAATTTCTCTCAGAGGGATAGTCTTTATATAACTGAAGAGGCTGAGAAATTCATTCCGCTCCGGCTGAGAGAATTTTTTGTCGATCAGGGAATGTTCGAAGGTCGTCATATCAAAAGAATGAAAAAGGTTCACCGATAAGGTATGCCGGATTAAAGGCGATTCTATTCCGGGACGTGAAAAAAAACCGGCTCGGAAGCCGGTTTGAGTCAAATAAGATTCTGTCCTTTCAGAACCTCTTTCAGTTTTTCCTTTGTTTCCCCGGAAGAGGGGCATAGAGGCAGACGGAAGATTTCCTCCACTTTTCCCATTATAGCCATTGCCGTTTTCACCGGCAGGGGATTGGTCTCCAGGAACATGGCCTTGAAAAGCGGAAGGAGTTTGTAGTGCATATCCCTGGCTGTCTCCACATCTCCCTTGAGAGCTGCGCCGATCATGGCTTCCATCTGGGCGGGAATCAGGTTACTGGCAACCGAGATAACGCCGTTCCCTCCCATCAATGTCACGGGCATGGCAATATTGTCGTCTCCTGAGAGAAGGGCGAAATCCTCTGGTTTCCGGCTGATGACATCCATCATCTGTCCCAGATTCCCGCTGGCTTCTTTTACGGCCACTATGTTGGGGTGTTTCGCCAGGCGCATCAGCGTGTCTGTCTCAATGTTCACCCCGGACCGCCCCTGGATATTGTAGACGACAAGAGGCAGGTCGACCTCGTCGGCAATAGTCATGAAATGGCGGTAAAGTCCTTCCTGTGTAGGTTTGTTGTAATATGGGGCAACCTGAAGACTTGCATCTGCACCAATATCTTTGGCCGCTTTCGTCATTTCAAGCGCTTCGGAAGTACAGTTGGAACCCGTCCCGGCAATAACTTTCTTCCGGCCGGCAGAACCCTTTACCACCAGGTCTATGACTTCAATATTTTCTTTTATGGACAGAGTGGGGCTTTCTCCTGTCGTGCCGACGGGAACAAGCCCCGAAATTCCTTCGCCGATCTGGAAATCAACCAATTCTTTCAGTTTTTCCCGATCCAGTTCTCCCTTACGGTCAAATGGGGTGACCAGAGCCGTATAAACGCCTGAAAACATACTTTACTCCTATTGACCCAGAAGGTCTTTGATATAATCCTCTATTGTGAAGAAACCCTTTTTGCCCATAAGCCACTGTGCCGCCAGAACAGATCCCATGGCAAAACCTTTCCGGCTTCTCGCTCTGTGGGTAATCTCGATCGTATCGGCCAGACTGTCCATGTAGACAGAATGGGTTCCCGGTACGCTTCCCCCTCTGACGGAAGCGACATGCAATTCGTTCTCTTCTATTTTCCTTTGCAGAGGGTCTATGACAATTTCAGTCTTCCTGTTGTTATTCTCTATGATTTTGTGTGCCGTTGTCAAAGCTGTTCCCGAAGGAGAATCCACCTTTTTATTATGGTGAAACTCCGTCATGAATATATCGTACTCCGGAAGGGGATTTATCATAGCCGCCGCTTTTTCAACAAGAGCGAAAAACATATGAGCGCCTACGGAGAAGTTGGAACCGTAAAGATATGCGGAGTTGTTGGATTCAATGATTTCCTTGACTTTCCCGACCCTGTCACTCCAGCCCGTGGTTCCGACGACCAGAGGTACGCCGGCTTTAGAGCAGATTTCCGCGTGTTTGACCACGCAATCCTCCGTGGCAAACTCGATAACCGCATCGGGCTTCAGTTCATTCAGGATTGCTCCGGTCAGATCCGGGTAATCGCTCCTGCCGCTGATGTCGATTCGGGCTGAAACAGTATCGCCTCTTTCCAGAAGAATCTCTTCAATCTGATGACCCATCCTGCCGTATCCGTTTATCACAATATTCATAACTTAAAACCTCTGCATATGAAAAAGGCCGTTGTGCAACGGCCTTGTTATCAGTTTTCAACCTGTGTCATCGTCACCGCACAGGTATTGACGATATCTTCGACCGAACAGCCTCTGGAAAGGTCGGAAATCGGTTTGGCAAATCCCTGGAGGAAGGGGCCGTAGGCTCCGGCGTTTCCGAATCTCTGAGCCAGTTTGTATCCGATATTTCCCGACTGAAGATCGGGGAATATCAGCGTATTGGCTTTTCCCGCCACTTTGGATCCGGGAGCTTTCTTTTCACCCACAGAAGGGATGATGGCTGCATCAAGCTGCATTTCTCCGTCTATGTTCAGTTCGGGAGCTTTCTCTTTTACCATAGCCAGGGCGTCGAGGACCTTATCCACATTGGGATGCTTGGCCGAACCTTTTGTCGAAAAGGATAACATGGCGGTTACCGGTTCTGTCTGCAGGAAGGTTTTGCAGGATGTCGATGCCTGGATAGCAATCTCGGCGAGCTGTTCCGTCGTCGGTTCGGGGATCGTCGCGCAGTCGGAGAAAATCATAAGGCCGTCCTTGCCCCATTTTTTATCGGGAAAATCCATGACAAAGCATGATGAGGCAGAGCTGACGCCGGGTGCTGTTTTGATAATGGTGAAACCGGCGACTAGAACTTTTCCCGTTGCATTGTCGGCTCCTGCCACCATGGCATCCGCGTCGCCTAGACGAACCATCATGGCACCCCATTTCAGAGGATCTTTGATCCCTTCAACAGCATCGGACTCGCTTACGCCTTTGTGTTTTCGCAGCTCAAAGTACTCTTTTCCGTAAGCGGAGAGTCTGTCTGAATCGGCAGGATCGGATATGGTAATTCCCGACAGATCGACACCCAGACTTTCCGCGGCTTTTTCAATTGAGGATTTATTTCCCACAAGGGTTACTTCCGAAGCGATTTTTTCATCGCAGATAATTCTTGCCGCCTGAATGGTTCTCGGTTCTGTTCCTTCGGGTAGAACGAGTTTTTTACCCATGCTGACTGCTTTGGCTTTCATCTCTTCAACGAATGACATTGGATTCTCCTATATATTTAACTGTGTTTGACAACTTAATTATTATTAAAATATAGACAATTCCATAAGGGGAATACAACCGCCCGCAGGTGAAAATAATTATTTATATAATTTCAAAGAACTGTTCAGAACGTTTTTTTTATTGTAACATTGCCCCATTATGAAAATTGGAATTTACGGTCTCGGTCGATTCGGTTCCTTCTGGGCTTCAACCTTGAGCCGGGTAGCTGATGTTCAGGCCTATTCGCGCAGCAGTTCCGCACCGGAAGGTGTCCTCTTCGTTTCGGAAGAAAACGTCTGTAAGAGCGATCTTCTTTTCCTCTGCAACTCGATTTCCTCCGTAGGAGAAGTCTGCGATAGAATCGCTCCCTTTCTGAAAGAGGGCATGATTGTCGCCGATACCTGTTCGGTAAAAGTTCATCCCCTCGAGACCATGAAAAAGCGTCTTC
This window harbors:
- the dapB gene encoding 4-hydroxy-tetrahydrodipicolinate reductase, which gives rise to MNIVINGYGRMGHQIEEILLERGDTVSARIDISGRSDYPDLTGAILNELKPDAVIEFATEDCVVKHAEICSKAGVPLVVGTTGWSDRVGKVKEIIESNNSAYLYGSNFSVGAHMFFALVEKAAAMINPLPEYDIFMTEFHHNKKVDSPSGTALTTAHKIIENNNRKTEIVIDPLQRKIEENELHVASVRGGSVPGTHSVYMDSLADTIEITHRARSRKGFAMGSVLAAQWLMGKKGFFTIEDYIKDLLGQ
- the pta gene encoding phosphate acetyltransferase — protein: MSFVEEMKAKAVSMGKKLVLPEGTEPRTIQAARIICDEKIASEVTLVGNKSSIEKAAESLGVDLSGITISDPADSDRLSAYGKEYFELRKHKGVSESDAVEGIKDPLKWGAMMVRLGDADAMVAGADNATGKVLVAGFTIIKTAPGVSSASSCFVMDFPDKKWGKDGLMIFSDCATIPEPTTEQLAEIAIQASTSCKTFLQTEPVTAMLSFSTKGSAKHPNVDKVLDALAMVKEKAPELNIDGEMQLDAAIIPSVGEKKAPGSKVAGKANTLIFPDLQSGNIGYKLAQRFGNAGAYGPFLQGFAKPISDLSRGCSVEDIVNTCAVTMTQVEN
- the dapA gene encoding 4-hydroxy-tetrahydrodipicolinate synthase, which encodes MFSGVYTALVTPFDRKGELDREKLKELVDFQIGEGISGLVPVGTTGESPTLSIKENIEVIDLVVKGSAGRKKVIAGTGSNCTSEALEMTKAAKDIGADASLQVAPYYNKPTQEGLYRHFMTIADEVDLPLVVYNIQGRSGVNIETDTLMRLAKHPNIVAVKEASGNLGQMMDVISRKPEDFALLSGDDNIAMPVTLMGGNGVISVASNLIPAQMEAMIGAALKGDVETARDMHYKLLPLFKAMFLETNPLPVKTAMAIMGKVEEIFRLPLCPSSGETKEKLKEVLKGQNLI